Proteins from a genomic interval of Mycoplasmopsis columboralis:
- a CDS encoding Mbov_0397 family ICE element conjugal transfer ATPase — protein MKLQTNKLRKYKQFSLRGLNVIDITILISVILITVFAVHQIGSLITKLVVGVIIVSLGGLLILKEPKHKTRIYLVIYRMLVHLLRQKLFTKNKLGNFNTKTLLNLKNFEDNFLKLSLSKDNTSYALALEVFGKDITINKFEEQEVYYQKLTQAFANLNDKIFIVKIPEFVSLEENIKSLETLKVDENMQALKNAWKSDLETLDTYEKVDKYYVVMVSSNKNELYHGIKNLQARLFQTEIFSKMLSKLDFLKMLNKVYRFGNEFSEEELIDMLDKNNLNEIFAFDKVLFKKNYFKTDNVFNSIQTISEYPLRLKQSWIIDTFKSNSMIIWSLNPVSEKHKERILNRAEQNLEEIKEEVQNRYKKRKITKDQDALNELSESLVSGEDQLFESSFILVNRAFNLEDLKAQQKENEENIKSWKGVVNNLKYRQFDAYSAMLFKNTDMLKEYTEQLSTNIGFAWVFHNQYFNDKFFSIIGNSNYNGNSPIFFDQGINNGRRNNFNMFILGTSGSGKSTFAKKLIAPKIAKKDKVIVLDPQSEYSKSLMQLGAVKINLGTNADVAFNPLQIRKIFNPDSSLSILTRNSELLTLNENALMKWFKIIYPHFNEDHIILLRSAIRKVWEKHFKDIDQDLSTLSNDQYPIMSDLINELEEEEPSPEISKVLKHLKVDFQEKGQYYHLYNKTTNVDLSSNAIIFDTSALMKSSSELFNGAFYLIISFIQGLISNRENKDNSKIWILIDEAHMFIDERNESTLDFIFTTVKEGRKFNCGTIITTQNPQDFTKTQNIIQKGQAILENCQYSVLLKCKSETINEINKLFKNSGGLSELEQNFLAFASVGQGILIVDSSEKIAFDAYYNQEEKRLFFDKGDLRIYD, from the coding sequence ATGAAATTACAAACAAATAAGTTAAGAAAATATAAACAATTTTCTTTAAGGGGACTTAATGTTATTGATATAACAATTTTAATATCTGTAATTTTAATAACAGTTTTTGCTGTTCATCAAATCGGAAGTCTAATAACTAAACTTGTTGTAGGAGTTATAATTGTTTCTTTGGGTGGTTTGTTAATACTAAAAGAACCAAAACACAAAACCAGAATTTATTTAGTAATTTATAGAATGCTAGTTCATTTACTCAGACAAAAATTGTTTACTAAAAATAAATTAGGAAACTTTAATACTAAAACTCTACTTAACTTAAAGAATTTTGAAGATAATTTTTTAAAGCTTTCTTTAAGTAAAGACAACACTTCATATGCTCTTGCATTAGAAGTCTTCGGGAAAGATATTACTATTAATAAATTTGAAGAACAAGAAGTATATTATCAAAAACTAACACAAGCTTTTGCTAACTTAAATGACAAGATATTTATTGTAAAGATACCAGAATTTGTTTCACTTGAAGAAAATATTAAATCGCTTGAAACACTCAAAGTTGATGAAAATATGCAAGCACTAAAAAACGCTTGAAAAAGCGATTTAGAAACTCTTGATACTTATGAAAAAGTAGATAAATATTATGTCGTGATGGTATCAAGCAACAAAAATGAACTTTATCACGGTATAAAAAATTTACAAGCAAGACTTTTTCAAACTGAAATCTTTTCAAAGATGCTTAGTAAATTAGACTTTTTGAAAATGTTAAATAAAGTTTATCGTTTCGGAAATGAATTTAGCGAAGAAGAATTGATAGATATGTTAGACAAGAACAACTTAAATGAAATTTTTGCTTTTGATAAAGTTCTCTTTAAGAAAAATTACTTTAAAACTGATAATGTCTTTAATTCAATACAAACCATTAGTGAATACCCTTTAAGACTCAAACAAAGTTGAATTATTGACACTTTTAAATCAAACTCAATGATTATTTGAAGTTTAAACCCAGTTTCAGAAAAACACAAAGAGAGAATATTAAATAGAGCAGAACAAAACCTTGAAGAAATAAAAGAAGAAGTTCAAAATAGATACAAGAAGAGAAAAATTACAAAAGATCAAGATGCTTTAAATGAGCTTAGCGAATCGCTTGTGTCTGGTGAAGATCAACTCTTTGAAAGTTCATTTATTTTAGTAAACAGAGCTTTTAATTTAGAAGATTTAAAAGCACAACAAAAAGAAAATGAAGAAAATATAAAATCTTGAAAAGGAGTTGTAAACAACTTAAAATACAGACAATTTGATGCATATTCAGCTATGTTATTTAAAAATACAGATATGCTCAAAGAATATACTGAACAACTTTCAACTAACATTGGGTTTGCTTGGGTGTTTCATAATCAATATTTTAATGATAAGTTCTTTTCAATAATTGGTAATTCAAATTACAACGGGAACAGTCCAATTTTCTTTGATCAAGGAATAAATAACGGAAGAAGAAATAACTTTAATATGTTTATTTTAGGAACAAGCGGTAGTGGAAAAAGCACATTTGCTAAAAAGCTAATTGCTCCTAAAATTGCTAAAAAAGACAAAGTTATTGTGTTAGATCCACAGAGCGAATATTCTAAAAGTTTAATGCAACTTGGAGCTGTCAAAATTAATTTAGGAACAAATGCTGATGTTGCATTTAACCCTTTACAAATTAGAAAAATTTTCAACCCTGATTCTTCATTAAGCATCTTAACACGCAACAGCGAATTGCTCACTTTAAATGAAAATGCTTTAATGAAATGATTTAAGATTATTTACCCGCATTTTAATGAAGACCATATTATTTTACTAAGAAGTGCTATTAGAAAAGTTTGAGAAAAACACTTTAAAGACATTGATCAAGATTTAAGCACTTTGAGCAATGATCAATACCCAATTATGAGCGATCTCATTAATGAACTTGAAGAAGAAGAACCAAGTCCTGAAATATCAAAAGTATTAAAACACTTAAAAGTGGACTTTCAAGAAAAAGGTCAATATTATCATTTGTATAACAAAACAACCAATGTTGATTTAAGTTCTAATGCAATTATTTTTGATACTTCTGCTTTAATGAAATCTAGTTCTGAATTATTTAATGGTGCGTTTTACTTAATTATTTCGTTTATTCAAGGTTTAATATCAAACCGTGAAAACAAAGATAATTCTAAGATTTGAATTTTAATTGATGAAGCTCATATGTTCATTGATGAACGAAACGAATCAACACTAGATTTTATTTTTACAACTGTTAAAGAAGGAAGAAAGTTCAATTGTGGAACTATCATAACAACTCAAAACCCACAAGATTTTACTAAAACTCAAAACATCATTCAAAAGGGTCAAGCTATTTTGGAAAACTGTCAATATTCAGTATTACTTAAATGTAAATCTGAAACTATTAATGAAATTAATAAATTGTTTAAAAACTCTGGTGGTTTATCAGAGCTTGAACAAAACTTTTTAGCATTTGCATCGGTAGGTCAAGGTATTTTAATTGTTGATAGTAGCGAAAAAATTGCGTTTGATGCTTATTATAATCAAGAAGAGAAACGACTATTTTTTGACAAAGGAGATCTAAGAATTTATGACTAA
- a CDS encoding Mbov_0398 family ICE element protein, with the protein MTNIKATTNEIRSVLKKHKQQKEISIRYSGRFRSIEDANLFNNFKNKVQRSGESLNTVLNDIIISHIKREQENVYLDSIKERMHYYFRKAVYVQTKPLNDKIKAYSEHQNKQIDLLNKKLTAIMKILFTKIDPNDVNLDDLNSEIYIDDLAFKQARNDLYLELNEKLKVITIKDNQVDQKLNQTYKDVLDTQNNNFALKEFYENKDKMN; encoded by the coding sequence ATGACTAATATAAAAGCAACTACTAATGAAATAAGAAGTGTTCTTAAAAAACACAAACAACAAAAAGAAATAAGTATCAGATACAGTGGAAGATTTAGATCAATTGAAGATGCAAATTTATTTAATAATTTTAAAAACAAAGTTCAAAGGAGCGGTGAAAGCTTAAATACTGTTTTAAATGACATTATAATCTCTCATATTAAAAGAGAGCAAGAAAATGTTTATTTAGATTCAATTAAAGAGCGTATGCATTACTATTTTAGAAAAGCAGTTTATGTGCAAACAAAACCTTTAAATGACAAAATTAAAGCATACAGCGAACATCAAAATAAACAAATTGATTTGCTGAACAAGAAATTAACAGCAATTATGAAAATACTTTTTACCAAAATAGATCCAAATGATGTGAATTTAGATGATTTAAACAGTGAAATTTATATTGATGATTTAGCTTTCAAACAAGCTAGAAACGACTTGTATTTAGAGTTAAATGAAAAACTAAAAGTAATTACCATAAAAGATAATCAAGTTGATCAAAAATTAAATCAAACTTATAAAGATGTTTTAGATACTCAAAATAACAACTTTGCTTTAAAGGAGTTTTATGAAAACAAAGACAAAATGAATTAA